The proteins below come from a single Agromyces flavus genomic window:
- a CDS encoding FecCD family ABC transporter permease — protein MTAVVEVAEVRRSSRRRHSAVAGIGIAVVVALGFTALSFGAAGVSPDRVLAVLLGGGDRLDRFVVLDLRLPRILAAVFVGVAFALAGAVFQATLRNPLASPDILGVSTGASLGAVWAILVLGAGGALVAGAAFGGGLLVAFVIWLAAWRRGLHGVRFVLVGVGMAYLCGSTVAWLLARSDVREAQTALHWTVGSVADVRGDELTALVVGTVACAVALAFATRPLRALVLGDEHAVALGIRADAARVVLLVIAVALVAMATSVAGPVAFVALIAPAIARRLAGGGGASVAAAGAVGAALTLAADVVGQFAIPDFTAPLGVVTGVIGAPYLLWLLARTERTRA, from the coding sequence GTGACGGCCGTCGTCGAGGTCGCGGAGGTCCGCAGGTCGTCCCGCCGACGGCACTCGGCGGTCGCGGGCATCGGGATCGCCGTGGTCGTCGCCCTCGGCTTCACCGCGCTCTCCTTCGGCGCCGCGGGCGTGAGCCCCGATCGCGTCCTCGCGGTGCTGCTCGGCGGAGGCGATCGCCTCGACCGGTTCGTCGTGCTGGACCTCCGCCTGCCCCGGATCCTCGCCGCGGTGTTCGTCGGGGTGGCGTTCGCGCTCGCGGGCGCGGTGTTCCAGGCGACCCTGCGGAACCCGCTCGCGAGCCCCGACATCCTGGGCGTCTCGACGGGAGCGAGCCTGGGCGCGGTGTGGGCCATCCTGGTGCTCGGCGCGGGCGGCGCATTGGTCGCGGGCGCCGCGTTCGGCGGCGGGCTCCTCGTGGCGTTCGTGATCTGGCTCGCCGCGTGGCGCCGCGGGCTGCACGGCGTGCGGTTCGTGCTCGTGGGCGTCGGAATGGCGTACCTGTGCGGTTCGACGGTGGCCTGGCTGCTCGCGCGTTCGGACGTCCGCGAGGCGCAGACGGCATTGCACTGGACGGTCGGCAGCGTCGCCGACGTCCGGGGCGACGAACTCACGGCGCTGGTGGTCGGCACTGTGGCGTGCGCCGTCGCCCTCGCCTTCGCGACCCGGCCGCTGCGAGCGCTCGTGCTCGGCGACGAGCACGCGGTCGCGCTCGGGATCCGGGCGGATGCCGCTCGGGTCGTGCTGCTGGTCATCGCCGTCGCGCTCGTGGCGATGGCCACGTCGGTCGCGGGTCCGGTCGCCTTCGTCGCGCTGATCGCTCCGGCCATCGCGCGACGGCTCGCCGGCGGCGGTGGCGCGTCGGTGGCCGCTGCCGGTGCGGTCGGCGCGGCGCTCACGCTCGCGGCCGACGTCGTGGGCCAGTTCGCCATCCCCGATTTCACGGCGCCGCTGGGCGTGGTGACCGGCGTCATCGGCGCCCCGTACCTGCTGTGGCTGCTCGCCCGCACCGAGAGGACCCGTGCATGA
- a CDS encoding GNAT family N-acetyltransferase — protein sequence MLEEEYQQRRVLPRHLRAPQPGESPFSYEIRAARPADLPAVREIYNYYVANSTVTFDEDAMTLREWKHKFAQLQQLGLPFLVAESPSGQLLGYALVAPWKPKRAYRYTVEDSIYLGPAASGKGLGRALLGALIDASKAAGLKEMLAVIADQGADASIALHENFGFKEIGRMGRVGFKFDRWLGTILLQKTLK from the coding sequence ATGCTCGAGGAGGAATACCAGCAGCGGCGCGTGCTGCCGCGGCACCTTCGCGCGCCGCAGCCGGGCGAGTCGCCCTTCTCGTACGAGATCAGGGCGGCGCGTCCCGCCGACCTCCCGGCCGTGCGCGAGATCTACAACTACTACGTGGCCAACTCCACGGTGACCTTCGACGAGGACGCGATGACGCTGCGTGAGTGGAAGCACAAGTTCGCGCAGCTGCAGCAGCTCGGGCTTCCGTTCCTCGTGGCCGAGTCGCCCTCCGGACAGCTGCTGGGGTACGCGCTGGTGGCGCCGTGGAAGCCGAAGCGCGCCTACCGGTACACCGTGGAGGACTCGATCTACCTGGGCCCCGCTGCATCCGGCAAGGGGCTCGGCCGCGCCCTGCTCGGAGCGCTCATCGACGCGTCGAAGGCCGCGGGGCTCAAGGAGATGCTGGCGGTCATCGCCGACCAGGGCGCTGACGCCTCGATCGCCCTGCACGAGAATTTCGGGTTCAAGGAGATCGGCCGCATGGGCCGCGTCGGGTTCAAGTTCGACCGCTGGCTCGGCACGATCCTGCTGCAGAAGACGCTGAAGTAG
- a CDS encoding FecCD family ABC transporter permease: MTAATTVVTATPPRTSVRDRPADRPRARRAVAVLAIAALALVAVVTASLALGVRLVEPTDVWQALVAPDPADPDQAVIMQLRVPRTILGIAAGVALGLAGTLIQGVTRNPIADPGLLGVNAGASLAVVLCISLLGVGSPLGYIWFAFAGAAAAAVVVFAIGGAQPVRLALVGAALTALLTPLIALVLLRDTEAFNQYRFWAVGSLTGRDLSTVAALWPFLVVGIALAAGLAHRLNLLALGDDVATALGQRVGVTRAVSGVAIVLLCGTAVALAGPIALVGLVVPHLARRLVGSDYRWMTAAAVVLGPIMLLAADVIGRLVVPNAELEAGVVAAFLGAPVLIAIARSRRVAGL; this comes from the coding sequence GTGACCGCGGCGACCACCGTGGTCACCGCGACGCCGCCACGCACGTCCGTTCGGGACCGGCCCGCCGATCGGCCTCGTGCGCGGCGGGCCGTCGCGGTCCTCGCGATCGCCGCCCTCGCCCTCGTGGCCGTCGTCACCGCCAGCCTCGCGCTCGGCGTGCGCCTGGTCGAGCCGACGGACGTATGGCAGGCCCTCGTCGCACCCGACCCGGCCGACCCCGATCAGGCGGTGATCATGCAGCTCCGGGTCCCGCGCACCATCCTCGGCATCGCCGCCGGCGTCGCACTGGGTCTCGCCGGCACCCTGATCCAGGGCGTCACCCGCAACCCCATCGCCGATCCCGGCTTGCTCGGCGTGAATGCCGGCGCCTCGCTCGCGGTCGTGCTCTGCATCTCGCTGCTCGGCGTGGGCTCGCCGCTCGGGTATATCTGGTTCGCGTTCGCCGGAGCCGCCGCGGCGGCGGTCGTCGTGTTCGCGATCGGCGGCGCGCAGCCCGTGCGGCTCGCGCTCGTCGGAGCGGCGCTCACGGCATTGCTCACCCCGCTGATCGCGCTCGTGCTCCTGCGCGACACCGAGGCGTTCAATCAGTACCGCTTCTGGGCCGTCGGGTCCCTGACGGGTCGCGACCTCTCGACCGTCGCGGCGCTCTGGCCGTTCCTCGTGGTCGGCATCGCACTCGCCGCGGGCCTCGCGCACCGCCTCAACCTCCTCGCGCTCGGCGACGACGTCGCCACCGCGCTCGGCCAGCGCGTGGGCGTGACGCGGGCCGTCTCGGGCGTCGCCATCGTGCTGCTGTGCGGCACGGCCGTCGCGCTCGCCGGGCCGATCGCCCTCGTCGGGCTCGTCGTGCCGCATCTCGCCCGCCGGCTCGTGGGCAGCGATTACCGGTGGATGACGGCCGCCGCGGTGGTGCTCGGGCCCATCATGCTGCTCGCCGCCGACGTCATCGGGCGACTGGTCGTCCCGAACGCCGAACTCGAGGCCGGCGTGGTGGCCGCATTCCTCGGCGCGCCGGTGCTCATCGCGATCGCCCGGAGCCGACGGGTGGCCGGGCTGTGA
- a CDS encoding phosphoribosyltransferase, which yields MSFDANDAASGADGIRREILTWDDFSSAARGLAAEVLDSGFRPDVVIAIARGGLLLAGAISYALGTKQCGSINVEFYTGVDERLPEPILHPPMLDVPAVAGKSVLLIDDVSDSGRTLAKVVDLLAEAGAEVRTATLYVKPRTVLVPDFAYRETDDWIVFPWSSLPPVEAGTSAR from the coding sequence ATGAGCTTCGATGCGAACGACGCCGCGAGCGGTGCGGACGGGATCCGCCGCGAGATCCTGACCTGGGACGACTTCTCGTCGGCAGCACGCGGTCTCGCCGCCGAGGTCCTGGACTCCGGCTTCCGCCCCGACGTCGTGATCGCGATCGCGCGCGGGGGGCTGCTGCTGGCCGGCGCGATCTCGTACGCCCTGGGCACGAAGCAGTGCGGTTCGATCAACGTCGAGTTCTACACGGGCGTCGACGAGCGGCTGCCCGAGCCCATCCTCCATCCGCCGATGCTCGACGTGCCCGCCGTGGCGGGCAAGTCCGTGCTGCTCATCGACGACGTCTCCGATTCCGGCCGCACGCTCGCCAAGGTCGTCGATCTCCTCGCCGAGGCCGGGGCCGAGGTCCGCACGGCGACGCTCTACGTCAAGCCGCGCACCGTGCTGGTGCCCGACTTCGCCTACCGCGAGACCGACGACTGGATCGTGTTCCCGTGGTCGTCGCTGCCGCCCGTCGAGGCGGGGACGTCCGCGCGATGA
- a CDS encoding IS481 family transposase, whose amino-acid sequence MTHANAPLTPEGRRRLAVLIVEEGWSVRRAAERVQCSPATAFRWARRYRAGLTLVDRSSRPLSSPTRLPQRMERRIIALRFTRQWGPHRIGYHLRIPRSTVGRVLTRYRMPTLAHVDRATGLPVRKPKPIRYEAAAPGELVHVDIKKLGRIPDGGGWRMLGKQIGKKNNNGHGRGGRGYAFLHHAVDDHSRLAYSEILGDERKETAAGFWRRANAFFAEAGITVTAVMTDNGSCYRSGVFAVALGDRVKHRRTRAYRPQTNGKVERFNRTLATEWAYAAVYDSDEARAATYDTWLHHYNHHRPHTGIGGQTPSDRVHNLPGKYN is encoded by the coding sequence GTGACTCACGCTAACGCGCCTTTGACACCGGAAGGGCGTCGACGTCTTGCCGTCTTGATCGTGGAGGAGGGTTGGTCCGTCCGACGCGCTGCCGAGCGAGTCCAGTGCTCGCCGGCAACTGCGTTCCGGTGGGCTCGCCGCTACCGAGCAGGACTGACGCTGGTCGATCGCAGTTCACGCCCCCTGTCGTCGCCGACGCGGTTGCCGCAGCGAATGGAACGGCGGATCATCGCTTTGCGGTTCACACGCCAGTGGGGTCCACACCGTATCGGCTACCACTTGCGCATCCCTCGGTCGACGGTGGGCCGAGTGCTGACGCGGTACAGGATGCCGACGCTGGCTCACGTCGACCGGGCGACGGGCCTGCCGGTGCGCAAGCCGAAGCCGATCCGCTACGAGGCCGCAGCTCCCGGCGAGCTGGTCCACGTCGACATCAAGAAACTGGGCCGCATCCCCGACGGCGGCGGATGGCGCATGCTCGGCAAGCAGATTGGAAAGAAGAACAATAACGGTCACGGTCGCGGTGGTCGTGGGTATGCGTTCCTGCACCATGCCGTGGACGACCACTCCCGGTTGGCGTACTCCGAGATCCTCGGCGACGAACGCAAGGAGACTGCCGCTGGCTTCTGGCGTCGTGCGAACGCCTTCTTCGCCGAGGCGGGTATCACGGTTACCGCGGTGATGACCGACAACGGTTCCTGCTACCGGTCAGGCGTCTTCGCGGTCGCGCTCGGCGACCGGGTGAAGCATCGTCGCACCCGCGCCTATCGGCCGCAGACCAACGGGAAGGTGGAGAGATTCAACCGCACGCTCGCCACCGAATGGGCATACGCCGCCGTCTATGACAGCGATGAAGCCAGGGCCGCAACATACGACACCTGGCTCCATCACTACAATCACCACCGACCCCACACCGGCATCGGCGGCCAGACCCCATCAGACCGCGTTCACAACCTGCCGGGGAAGTACAACTAG
- a CDS encoding type 1 glutamine amidotransferase family protein has translation MSVHLVGGGWRPEHAASVYGPFLAEAAEAAARDGVDRPRVAVLLVGGGAEAAEQVPRWRATLESVAEADVAVTAVDEHGSFEPSALAGAHGVLIGGGLTPAYRRAVEPIAGELRRLVASGLPYLGYSAGAAIASDTALLGGWRIGGVPVVAEEAAEDLDDVTAEAGIGLIDLTVDCHAAQWGTLTRLIAATEAGLVDGGIAIDEDTLFSIGTAGLRVAGGGTVWSVTAAADGVSVRSLAG, from the coding sequence ATGAGCGTGCACCTCGTGGGCGGCGGATGGCGACCCGAGCACGCCGCATCCGTCTACGGCCCGTTCCTCGCCGAGGCCGCCGAGGCGGCGGCACGCGACGGCGTCGACCGCCCGAGGGTGGCGGTCCTGCTCGTCGGCGGGGGCGCCGAGGCCGCCGAGCAGGTGCCGCGCTGGCGTGCCACGCTCGAGTCCGTCGCCGAGGCGGATGTCGCCGTCACGGCCGTGGACGAGCACGGCTCGTTCGAGCCGTCCGCACTCGCCGGAGCGCACGGCGTGCTCATCGGCGGCGGCCTCACGCCCGCGTACCGCCGCGCCGTGGAGCCGATCGCGGGCGAGTTGCGCCGACTCGTGGCATCCGGCCTGCCCTACCTCGGCTACTCGGCCGGCGCCGCCATCGCCTCCGACACCGCGCTGCTCGGCGGATGGCGCATCGGCGGCGTCCCGGTCGTGGCGGAGGAGGCCGCGGAGGACCTCGACGACGTCACGGCCGAGGCGGGGATCGGGCTCATCGACCTCACGGTGGACTGCCATGCCGCGCAGTGGGGCACGCTCACGCGGCTCATCGCGGCGACGGAGGCCGGCCTCGTCGACGGCGGCATCGCGATCGACGAGGACACGCTGTTCTCGATCGGTACCGCCGGTCTCCGCGTCGCCGGGGGCGGGACCGTCTGGAGCGTGACCGCGGCCGCGGACGGCGTGTCGGTCCGGAGCCTCGCGGGCTGA
- a CDS encoding amidase, translating to MVDALHEYSALELHQLLQRREVSPVEATAHYLERVGRLDAVVGAFAHVTADAALERARAVERDVPTAAPLWGMPLADKDLHPRAGVPTAFGSRAHAGEVPDASDDLVAALDAAGAVSLGKTATPEYGLPSYTEPLAGRPARNPWNLELGAGGSSGGAAAAVAAGLLPFAPGNDGGGSIRIPAASCGLVGVKPSRGRVPSGSGLDRLAGLGVVGPIARTVADAALLLDGMIAPHGYPPSHPFAVRAPGNDGPFLGAAIRGEGRFQVGVLRDTPWDTFTDIRLDPEARDALDAGIVLLDRLGHGVDEVPPAPEPDYPDAFRTIWQAGAATIDVPAERRHLLEPLTRWLMARGRERSAGDLAAALAWLVQFERRTIARFAPYDAVLTPALALTPRPVGWYDAEDGEENFAQQVRFTPYTSFVNVAGLPALVLPVHDTESGLPMAVQLIGRPGGESTLFAIAAQLERAARRGRRRPPTW from the coding sequence GTGGTCGACGCCCTGCACGAGTACTCCGCCCTCGAACTCCACCAGCTGCTGCAGCGACGCGAGGTCTCGCCCGTCGAGGCGACGGCGCACTACCTCGAACGCGTCGGGCGGCTCGACGCCGTCGTCGGCGCGTTCGCGCACGTGACCGCCGACGCGGCGCTCGAGCGCGCCCGTGCGGTCGAACGCGACGTGCCGACGGCGGCGCCGCTCTGGGGCATGCCGCTCGCCGACAAGGACCTGCATCCCCGGGCCGGCGTGCCGACCGCGTTCGGCTCGCGCGCGCACGCCGGCGAGGTGCCCGACGCCTCCGACGACCTGGTGGCGGCGCTCGACGCCGCGGGCGCCGTCAGCCTCGGCAAGACGGCGACACCCGAATACGGCCTGCCGTCGTACACCGAGCCGCTCGCGGGGCGACCGGCGCGCAACCCGTGGAACCTCGAGCTCGGAGCCGGCGGCTCGAGCGGCGGGGCGGCGGCGGCCGTCGCGGCCGGCCTGCTGCCGTTCGCACCCGGCAACGACGGCGGCGGATCGATCCGCATTCCCGCGGCCTCCTGCGGGCTCGTCGGCGTCAAGCCGTCCCGCGGGCGCGTGCCCTCGGGGTCGGGACTGGACCGCCTCGCCGGCCTCGGCGTCGTCGGGCCCATCGCGCGCACCGTCGCCGACGCGGCGCTCCTGCTCGACGGCATGATCGCGCCGCACGGGTACCCGCCGAGCCATCCGTTCGCGGTGCGGGCACCCGGCAACGACGGCCCCTTCCTCGGGGCGGCGATCCGCGGTGAAGGGCGGTTCCAGGTGGGCGTGCTGCGCGACACGCCCTGGGACACGTTCACCGACATCCGGCTCGACCCCGAAGCGCGCGACGCCCTCGACGCCGGCATCGTCCTGCTCGATCGCCTCGGACACGGCGTCGACGAGGTCCCGCCGGCGCCCGAACCCGACTATCCCGACGCCTTCCGCACGATCTGGCAGGCGGGCGCGGCGACGATCGACGTGCCCGCCGAGCGACGTCACCTCCTCGAGCCGCTCACGCGCTGGCTCATGGCGCGCGGGCGCGAGCGGTCGGCGGGCGACCTCGCCGCGGCGCTCGCCTGGCTCGTGCAATTCGAGCGACGCACGATCGCCCGCTTCGCGCCGTACGACGCGGTGCTCACGCCTGCGCTCGCCCTCACACCGCGTCCGGTCGGCTGGTACGACGCCGAGGACGGCGAGGAGAACTTCGCCCAGCAGGTGCGCTTCACGCCGTACACGTCGTTCGTCAACGTCGCAGGACTGCCCGCACTCGTCCTGCCGGTGCACGACACCGAGTCCGGCCTGCCGATGGCCGTGCAGCTCATCGGCCGTCCCGGGGGCGAGTCGACGCTGTTCGCGATCGCCGCGCAGCTCGAGCGCGCGGCGCGGCGCGGCCGGCGGCGCCCACCGACCTGGTGA
- a CDS encoding uracil-DNA glycosylase — protein sequence MARTLPELAESGLIDPSWAAALAPVGPDIARMGEFLRTEVADGRPYLPAGDRVLRAFQQPVDDVRVLIVGQDPYPTPGHPIGLSFAVERHVRPLPRSLANIYRELADDVGVRAPAHGDLGAWNRSGVMLLNRVLTVRPGDPGSHRGAGWERVTDHAIRTLVARGGPLVAILWGRDAQSLRPLLADVPRVESVHPSPLSASRGFFGSKPFSRANELLAAQGGEPVDWSIPD from the coding sequence ATGGCGCGCACGCTGCCCGAACTCGCCGAGTCGGGTCTCATCGATCCGTCGTGGGCCGCCGCGCTCGCGCCCGTCGGCCCGGACATCGCGCGCATGGGCGAGTTCCTCCGCACCGAGGTCGCCGACGGACGGCCCTACCTGCCCGCGGGCGACCGCGTGCTGCGCGCGTTCCAGCAGCCGGTCGACGACGTGCGGGTGCTGATCGTCGGGCAGGATCCGTATCCGACGCCGGGCCATCCCATCGGCCTGTCCTTCGCGGTCGAGCGCCATGTCCGCCCGCTGCCCCGGAGCCTCGCGAACATCTACCGCGAGCTCGCCGACGACGTCGGCGTGCGTGCGCCGGCGCACGGCGACCTCGGCGCCTGGAACCGCAGCGGCGTCATGCTGCTCAACCGCGTGCTCACCGTGCGGCCGGGCGATCCGGGCTCGCACCGCGGGGCCGGGTGGGAGCGCGTCACCGACCACGCCATCCGCACGCTCGTGGCCCGCGGCGGGCCGCTCGTGGCGATCCTCTGGGGACGCGACGCCCAGTCGCTGCGACCCCTCCTGGCGGACGTGCCGCGCGTCGAGTCGGTGCATCCGAGTCCGCTCTCGGCGTCGCGCGGGTTCTTCGGGTCGAAGCCGTTCAGCCGCGCGAACGAGCTGCTCGCGGCGCAGGGCGGCGAGCCCGTCGACTGGTCGATCCCCGACTGA
- a CDS encoding SDR family NAD(P)-dependent oxidoreductase has product MDGKRAVVTGASSGIGAATVRGLRAAGWDVVAVARRADRLAALADETGASTFVADVTSDADVAALRDHLAGTGAIHALVNNAGGAKGLASVEESELDDWAWMFEVNVLGVKRVTSALLPLLRRGAEERGVADVVNVTSVAGHEAYVGGGGYNAAKFAAHALTKVLRLELNGEPIRVVEVAPGMVRTDEFALVRFGGDRARADAVYDDVPEPLVAEDVGAVIVDAISRPRHVDLDLIVVRPVAQAAAHRLAKGALRVRGSEAS; this is encoded by the coding sequence ATGGACGGCAAGCGCGCGGTGGTCACGGGAGCGAGTTCGGGGATCGGTGCCGCCACGGTGCGGGGCCTTCGGGCGGCCGGATGGGACGTGGTCGCGGTCGCGCGGCGCGCGGACCGGCTCGCCGCGCTCGCCGACGAGACCGGCGCATCGACGTTCGTCGCCGACGTCACGAGCGACGCCGATGTCGCGGCCCTGCGGGACCACCTGGCCGGCACCGGTGCCATCCATGCGCTCGTCAACAACGCCGGCGGCGCCAAGGGCCTGGCGTCCGTCGAGGAGTCCGAACTCGACGACTGGGCGTGGATGTTCGAGGTCAACGTGCTCGGCGTGAAGCGCGTCACGAGCGCGCTGCTCCCGCTGCTGCGACGCGGAGCGGAGGAGCGAGGGGTCGCGGACGTCGTGAACGTGACGTCGGTCGCCGGGCACGAGGCGTACGTGGGCGGCGGCGGGTACAACGCCGCGAAGTTCGCGGCGCACGCCCTGACCAAGGTGCTCCGGCTGGAGCTCAACGGCGAGCCGATCCGGGTCGTCGAGGTCGCGCCCGGGATGGTGCGGACGGACGAGTTCGCCCTCGTCCGGTTCGGCGGCGATCGCGCGCGCGCCGATGCCGTGTACGACGATGTCCCCGAGCCGCTCGTCGCGGAGGATGTCGGCGCCGTCATCGTCGACGCGATCTCCCGACCGCGCCACGTCGACCTGGACCTCATCGTGGTCAGGCCCGTGGCGCAGGCCGCGGCCCACCGGCTCGCGAAGGGCGCCTTGCGCGTGCGGGGGAGCGAGGCGTCGTGA
- a CDS encoding potassium channel family protein, whose amino-acid sequence MSARGAASDESRRMRWTEATQKPLAVAGVAFVVGYVVFVLWQHPPDAVLGILVILLIAGWLAFVLDVVVQILLTPSGRRWNWVWRHPVEVLSAVLPLFRALRVVSLVRHLPALERRTTSAVRARFVSEALTYAFVFVFFIALVTYHVERDAPGANIVTFGDALWWACVTLATVGYGDTYPVTTLGRLYAVLLMAGGVAILGTASAALVSVLNERLAKLRRGTGADTPLAERTGLMDDATGAPAAGLREDLPAVEDAPRSGGHGSGTVRPPGD is encoded by the coding sequence GTGAGCGCACGCGGGGCGGCCTCCGACGAGTCGCGCCGGATGCGGTGGACCGAGGCCACGCAGAAGCCGCTCGCCGTGGCCGGAGTCGCCTTCGTCGTCGGGTACGTCGTGTTCGTGCTGTGGCAGCACCCGCCCGACGCCGTCCTCGGGATCCTGGTCATCCTGCTGATCGCCGGATGGCTCGCGTTCGTCCTCGACGTGGTCGTGCAGATCCTCCTCACCCCGAGCGGGCGCCGGTGGAACTGGGTGTGGCGTCACCCCGTCGAGGTGCTCTCGGCGGTCCTGCCGCTGTTCCGTGCGCTGCGCGTGGTGTCGCTCGTCCGGCACCTGCCGGCGCTCGAACGCCGGACCACGAGCGCGGTCCGTGCCCGCTTCGTGTCGGAGGCGCTGACCTACGCCTTCGTGTTCGTGTTCTTCATCGCGCTCGTGACCTATCACGTCGAGCGCGACGCGCCGGGGGCGAACATCGTGACGTTCGGGGACGCGCTCTGGTGGGCCTGCGTGACGCTCGCGACGGTCGGATACGGCGACACGTATCCGGTGACGACGCTCGGTCGGCTCTACGCGGTCCTCCTCATGGCCGGCGGCGTCGCGATCCTCGGCACGGCGTCGGCGGCGCTGGTGTCGGTCCTCAACGAGCGCCTGGCCAAGCTGCGGCGCGGGACCGGCGCCGACACGCCGCTCGCCGAGCGCACGGGCCTCATGGACGATGCGACCGGTGCGCCGGCCGCCGGTCTGCGCGAGGACCTGCCCGCCGTCGAGGACGCCCCCCGATCCGGTGGACACGGGTCCGGCACCGTCCGGCCGCCCGGCGACTAG
- a CDS encoding siderophore-interacting protein codes for MLTSLDATDVAARPRPAYRSFRATVSRVRQLTPHFTRVTFGGDDLAGFGTAGLDQRVKVVLPLPGAGFVDFPKGEDWYAAWRELPVERRNPFRTYTIRAVRPELREVDIDFVAHGDTGPGSAWATRARTGDEAVLIGPDELSEGRTIGIDWRPGAVDTVLLAGDETAAPAICAIVESLPVDATGAAIIEVPSVADVLELRAPAGVEVRWLPRATEQSQGERLVPAVRDWVARTCWLRDCADPASAQAEIARRTLAELEAAADADGILWDVPEGTSLDGDCYAWLAGEASVITALRRFLVREAGLDRRQVAFMGYWRRGRAELS; via the coding sequence ATGCTTACCTCACTCGACGCGACCGACGTCGCCGCACGCCCGCGCCCCGCGTACCGATCGTTCCGCGCGACCGTGTCGCGCGTTCGGCAGCTCACGCCGCACTTCACGCGCGTGACGTTCGGCGGCGACGACCTGGCCGGCTTCGGCACGGCGGGCCTCGACCAGCGAGTGAAAGTCGTGCTGCCCCTCCCGGGTGCCGGATTCGTCGACTTCCCGAAGGGCGAGGACTGGTACGCGGCCTGGCGCGAGCTTCCCGTCGAGCGACGGAACCCGTTCCGCACCTACACCATCCGCGCGGTGCGTCCCGAACTGCGCGAGGTCGACATCGACTTCGTGGCCCACGGCGACACCGGCCCGGGCTCCGCGTGGGCGACGCGTGCCCGGACCGGCGACGAGGCCGTCCTGATCGGGCCCGACGAGCTCAGCGAGGGTCGCACGATCGGCATCGACTGGCGTCCCGGCGCCGTCGACACGGTCCTGCTCGCCGGTGACGAGACGGCGGCACCCGCCATCTGCGCCATCGTCGAGTCGCTGCCCGTCGATGCGACCGGTGCGGCCATCATCGAGGTGCCCTCCGTTGCCGACGTGCTCGAACTGCGGGCCCCCGCCGGCGTCGAGGTGCGCTGGCTGCCGCGCGCGACCGAGCAGTCCCAGGGCGAACGCCTCGTGCCGGCGGTGCGCGACTGGGTCGCGCGAACGTGCTGGCTGCGCGACTGCGCCGACCCCGCGAGCGCGCAGGCCGAGATCGCACGTCGCACGCTCGCCGAGCTCGAGGCCGCGGCCGACGCCGACGGCATCCTCTGGGACGTGCCGGAGGGCACGAGCCTCGACGGCGACTGCTACGCGTGGCTCGCGGGCGAGGCATCCGTCATCACCGCGCTCCGCCGCTTCCTGGTCCGCGAGGCCGGGCTCGACCGACGCCAGGTGGCGTTCATGGGCTACTGGCGGCGGGGCCGCGCCGAGCTCTCGTGA